CACGGCCACGTAATTGATGAAGTTGCGCCAGCCCCAATCGTTCTGGGTTTTCAATAACCATTAAGCTTGAGTTTGGCACATCAACACCCACTTCGATTACGGTGGTCGCCACTAGCACATCAAGTTCACCCAACTTAAAACGTTCCATCACCGCTTGTTTTTCGTCAGCTTTCATTCGCCCATGTACTAAACCAATTTTTAATTCTGATAACTGCGCTTGCAAATGTACCGCAGTATCTTCAGCAGCTTGGCATTGCAACACCTCAGACTCTTCAATTAGAGTACAAACCCAATAGGCTTGACGATTGTCGTTTGTACAACCTTGTCGTATTCGCTCAATAACATCATCGCGTCGACTATCTGGCAACGCTACCGTAGTTATTGGCGTTCGACCCGGAGGTAATTCATCAATGACTGAGGTGTCTAAATCGGCATAAGCTGTCATCGCTAAAGTTCGAGGAATAGGTGTTGCGGTCATAATTAACTGGTGAGGGTAGTTGCCTTGCCACGCGCCTTTTTCACGCAATGATAAACGCTGATGCACACCAAACTTATGTTGTTCATCAATAATAATCAGCGCTAATTTATTAAATACCACTTGCTCTTGAAACAAAGCATGGGTACCAATAACCATTTGCATATTGCCATTTTCAATATGCTCTAATGCATTACGCCGCGCTTTTGCTTTGGTTTTCCCGGCTAGCCAACCCACTGAAATACTGAGCGGTTCAAACCATTTTTGAAAGTTAATCGCATGTTGCTCAGCCAGTATTTCAGTTGGTGCCATTAAAGCTACTTGGAAACCCTGACCGATGGCAGTTAATGCAGCTAGTGCAGCAACTAAAGTTTTGCCTGAGCCAACGTCACCTTGCACCAAACGCATCATGGGCAAAGGCTTTAGTAAGTCAGTACGTATTTCTGCCGTTACACGCGCCTGTGCGCCTGTTGGTGAAAAAGGTAATGACGCTAAAAAGTTTTTTTCTAGTGGTATGTCGATTGCTAAAACAACCGCAGGGTGGTGATCATTAGCAGCCCTTAGCTTTAACATACTCAAGTTATGCGCTAATAACTCTTCTTTAATTAACCTAAGCTGTGCTGGATGTTTGCCTTCTTCCATTAACACCACGGGAGTATCTGGTGGTGGACGGTGAATTAAAGCTAAGGCTTGTTCTAAAGTGTATTGCTGATGGCTAATTTCTGCTGGCAATAGCTCTTCAACATGACCACGTTTTAAGCGGATTAAGGCTTGCTCGGTTAAGTTTCGTAACGATATTTGCCGTAAGCCATCAGTGGTTGAATAAACAGGTGTTAGAGTTTCTTCTGCGGGAGTTAAGGGCTGATCTTGATCTAGAGCTTTATATTCTGGATGCACCATTTCAAAGCCACGCATGCCGCGATTTACTTCACCATAACAGCGAATATTAAGTCCAATAGCGAGGCTATTTTTTTGGCTGGCAGAAAAGTGAAAAAAACGCAGATTAATACTACCTGTACCATCATTTATGGTAACTAGCATCATTCTACGTTTGCCTTGCACGATTTCGTTCTGTGTGACCTCACCAATAATATTGGTAAATAAACCCGGAATGAGATCACGCACAGCAGTTACACGTGTGCGATC
The Colwellia sp. Arc7-D genome window above contains:
- the recG gene encoding ATP-dependent DNA helicase RecG, whose translation is MSRQIEALSNLAQIPVTSLKGVGPGMAAKLEKVGLVSLQDLLFHLPLRYEDRTRVTAVRDLIPGLFTNIIGEVTQNEIVQGKRRMMLVTINDGTGSINLRFFHFSASQKNSLAIGLNIRCYGEVNRGMRGFEMVHPEYKALDQDQPLTPAEETLTPVYSTTDGLRQISLRNLTEQALIRLKRGHVEELLPAEISHQQYTLEQALALIHRPPPDTPVVLMEEGKHPAQLRLIKEELLAHNLSMLKLRAANDHHPAVVLAIDIPLEKNFLASLPFSPTGAQARVTAEIRTDLLKPLPMMRLVQGDVGSGKTLVAALAALTAIGQGFQVALMAPTEILAEQHAINFQKWFEPLSISVGWLAGKTKAKARRNALEHIENGNMQMVIGTHALFQEQVVFNKLALIIIDEQHKFGVHQRLSLREKGAWQGNYPHQLIMTATPIPRTLAMTAYADLDTSVIDELPPGRTPITTVALPDSRRDDVIERIRQGCTNDNRQAYWVCTLIEESEVLQCQAAEDTAVHLQAQLSELKIGLVHGRMKADEKQAVMERFKLGELDVLVATTVIEVGVDVPNSSLMVIENPERLGLAQLHQLRGRVGRGSVASHCVLMYKAPLTKTATKRLNVLRESNDGFVIAQKDLEIRGPGELLGTKQTGLADLRIADLQRDAHLIPEVQQQAHLIWRQYPEKANALINRWLANREKYSNA